In Amycolatopsis methanolica 239, a single genomic region encodes these proteins:
- a CDS encoding acetyl-CoA C-acetyltransferase, with product MSNEAYIYEAIRTPRGKNKGGSLHGVKPIDLVTGLIHELQARHPGLDPAAINDIILGVVSPVGDQGADIARAAAMAAGLPDTVAGVQLNRFCSSGLEAVNQAAARVRSGWENLIIAGGVESMSRVPMGSDGGPMFTDPATNYDTYFVPQGIGADLIATIEGFSREDVDRFAVRSQEKAEAAWSGGYFAKSVVPVKDINGVTILDHDEHRRPGTTLESLAKLKPAFETIGEFGGFDAVALQKYHSVEKINHVHTGGNSSGIVDGAALVLLGNEQVGKDLGLTPRARIVAAAITGADPTIMLTGPTPATKKVLDIAGLTVDDIDLFELNEAFASVVLKWMKDLKLPDEKVNVNGGAIAMGHPLGATGAMILGTMVDELERRQARRALLSLCIGGGMGIATIIERV from the coding sequence GTGAGCAACGAGGCATACATCTACGAGGCGATCCGGACGCCCCGTGGCAAGAACAAGGGTGGATCCCTGCACGGGGTGAAGCCGATCGACCTCGTGACCGGACTGATTCACGAACTCCAGGCGCGGCACCCCGGCCTGGACCCGGCCGCGATCAACGACATCATCCTCGGCGTCGTCTCGCCGGTCGGTGACCAGGGCGCCGACATCGCGCGCGCCGCGGCGATGGCCGCAGGCCTGCCCGACACCGTCGCCGGTGTGCAGCTCAACCGCTTCTGCTCCTCGGGTCTCGAGGCCGTCAACCAGGCCGCCGCCCGGGTGCGCTCCGGCTGGGAGAACCTGATCATCGCCGGTGGCGTCGAGTCGATGTCGCGGGTGCCGATGGGCTCCGACGGCGGCCCGATGTTCACCGACCCGGCCACGAACTACGACACGTACTTCGTGCCGCAGGGCATCGGCGCGGATTTGATCGCCACCATCGAGGGCTTCAGCCGCGAGGACGTCGACCGGTTCGCGGTCCGCTCGCAGGAGAAGGCCGAGGCGGCCTGGTCCGGCGGCTACTTCGCGAAGTCGGTCGTGCCGGTCAAGGACATCAACGGCGTCACGATCCTCGACCACGACGAGCACCGCCGCCCCGGGACCACGCTGGAGAGCCTGGCCAAGCTCAAGCCCGCCTTCGAGACCATCGGCGAGTTCGGTGGTTTCGACGCGGTGGCGCTGCAGAAGTACCACTCGGTCGAGAAGATCAACCACGTCCACACCGGTGGCAACTCCTCGGGCATCGTCGACGGTGCCGCGCTGGTGCTGCTCGGCAACGAGCAGGTCGGCAAGGACCTGGGCCTGACCCCGCGCGCCCGCATCGTGGCGGCCGCGATCACCGGGGCCGACCCGACGATCATGCTGACCGGCCCCACCCCGGCCACGAAGAAGGTCCTCGACATCGCCGGCCTGACGGTCGACGACATCGACCTGTTCGAGCTGAACGAGGCGTTCGCCTCCGTCGTGCTGAAGTGGATGAAGGACCTGAAGCTGCCGGACGAGAAGGTCAACGTCAACGGCGGGGCGATCGCGATGGGCCACCCGCTCGGCGCGACCGGTGCCATGATCCTCGGCACCATGGTCGACGAGTTGGAGCGGCGCCAGGCGCGGCGCGCGCTGCTGTCGCTGTGCATCGGCGGCGGAATGGGTATCGCGACGATCATCGAGCGGGTGTGA
- a CDS encoding NAD-dependent succinate-semialdehyde dehydrogenase: MAELTESGVVDAVGKELFIGGKWVPSSTGRTFAVEDPATGRVLCEVADAAPEDGKAALDAAVSAQADWAKTAPRERSEILRRAYELLNARVDELALLMTLEMGKPLAEAKGEVAYAAEFFRWFSEEAVRIDGGYQVAPNGAGRFLVTKQPVGPCLLITPWNFPMAMGGRKIGPAIAAGCTMVIKPAEQTPLSMLALAAILTEAGLPAGVLNVVTTSDPGGVMEPMIKDGRARKLSFTGSTAVGRKLLEQCADKVLRTSMELGGNAPFLVFDDADLDAAVEGAMQAKMRNIGEACTAANRFYVQRGVADEFARRLTERMSALPLGRGTEPGVVVGPLIDSDAVNKVTELVADATSRGAKVLTGGATVDGPGNFYQATVLTDVPRDARMASEEIFGPVAPISVFDDEDEAVAAANDTEYGLVSYVYTNDLKRALRVSESLEAGMIGLNQGIVSNPAAPFGGVKQSGLGREGGTVGIDEFLETKYIAVSL, from the coding sequence ATGGCCGAGCTGACCGAATCGGGTGTCGTGGACGCCGTCGGCAAGGAGCTGTTCATCGGCGGGAAGTGGGTCCCGTCGAGCACCGGGCGGACCTTCGCCGTCGAGGATCCCGCCACCGGCCGGGTCCTCTGCGAGGTCGCCGACGCCGCGCCCGAGGACGGGAAGGCGGCCCTCGACGCGGCCGTGTCCGCGCAGGCCGACTGGGCGAAGACGGCGCCGCGCGAGCGCAGCGAAATCCTGCGCCGCGCCTACGAACTGCTGAACGCCCGCGTCGACGAGCTGGCGCTGTTGATGACGCTGGAGATGGGCAAGCCGCTGGCCGAGGCGAAGGGCGAGGTCGCCTACGCGGCCGAGTTCTTCCGCTGGTTCTCCGAGGAGGCGGTGCGCATCGACGGCGGCTACCAGGTCGCGCCCAACGGGGCAGGCCGGTTCCTCGTCACCAAGCAGCCGGTCGGGCCGTGCCTGCTGATCACGCCGTGGAACTTCCCGATGGCCATGGGCGGCCGCAAGATCGGCCCGGCCATCGCCGCCGGCTGCACGATGGTCATCAAGCCGGCCGAGCAGACGCCGCTGTCGATGCTCGCGCTGGCCGCGATCCTGACCGAGGCCGGGCTGCCCGCCGGCGTGCTCAACGTGGTCACCACCAGCGATCCCGGCGGCGTGATGGAGCCGATGATCAAGGACGGCCGTGCGCGCAAGCTGTCGTTCACCGGATCCACCGCGGTCGGGCGCAAGCTGCTGGAGCAGTGCGCGGACAAGGTTCTGCGCACGTCGATGGAGCTGGGCGGCAACGCGCCGTTCCTGGTCTTCGACGACGCCGACCTGGACGCGGCGGTCGAGGGCGCCATGCAGGCCAAGATGCGCAACATCGGTGAGGCGTGCACCGCGGCGAACCGGTTCTACGTGCAGCGCGGGGTCGCCGACGAGTTCGCCCGGCGGCTGACCGAGCGGATGTCCGCGCTGCCGCTGGGCCGCGGCACCGAGCCCGGCGTGGTCGTCGGCCCGCTCATCGACAGCGACGCGGTGAACAAGGTGACCGAGCTGGTCGCCGACGCCACGTCCCGGGGCGCCAAGGTGCTCACCGGTGGGGCCACTGTGGACGGTCCGGGCAACTTCTACCAGGCCACGGTGCTGACCGACGTGCCGCGGGACGCGCGGATGGCGAGCGAGGAGATCTTCGGCCCGGTCGCGCCGATCAGCGTGTTCGACGACGAGGACGAGGCCGTCGCCGCTGCCAACGACACCGAGTACGGCCTGGTCAGCTACGTCTACACGAACGACCTCAAGCGCGCGCTGCGTGTGTCGGAGTCGCTGGAGGCCGGCATGATCGGGCTGAACCAGGGCATCGTGTCCAACCCGGCGGCGCCGTTCGGCGGGGTCAAGCAGTCCGGGCTCGGCCGCGAGGGCGGCACCGTCGGCATCGACGAGTTCCTGGAGACCAAGTACATCGCGGTGAGCCTGTGA
- a CDS encoding acetolactate synthase large subunit, translated as MNGAQSLIRTLVDAGVDVCFSNPGTSEMHFVAALDSVPEMRGVLALFEGVVTGAADGYARVAGKPAATLLHLGPGLGNGLANLHNARRGHVPVVNVIGDHATYHKKYDAPLESDIEAIAGSLNGWVRRSGNSADVGADAAFAVAAAQEAPGKVATLILPADVSWGDGGVAVKPMPPRAPQTVTDTTVKAVAEVLRTGEPVALLVGGPACREPGLRAVSRIATATGAKPFVETFPARLERGAGLPTIERLAYLAEQVQWQLEGIKHVIVAGTKPPVSFFAYPGKASDLVPEGAQVHTLAELDQDVVAALEALADEVASDVNPVLQEPARPALPTGALTVQNWVEVIGALLPEGAIISDEANTSGLLLPGATAGASRHDVLTLTGGAIGQGLPVAVGAAIAAPDRPVIALQADGSALYTISALWTMARENLNVTTVILNNHAYAILRMELQRVGAEASGPKAKDLLDLARPDIDFVKIAEGMGVSATRATTAEELAEQFRNALNEPGPHLIDAAVPPLL; from the coding sequence ATGAACGGCGCGCAGTCCCTGATCCGCACGCTCGTCGACGCGGGTGTCGACGTGTGCTTCTCCAATCCCGGCACGTCGGAGATGCACTTCGTCGCGGCGCTCGATTCGGTGCCCGAGATGCGCGGTGTGCTGGCCCTGTTCGAGGGCGTGGTCACCGGCGCCGCCGACGGTTACGCGCGGGTCGCGGGCAAGCCGGCCGCGACGCTCCTGCACCTGGGGCCGGGGCTGGGCAACGGCCTGGCGAACCTGCACAACGCCCGGCGCGGCCATGTGCCGGTGGTGAACGTGATCGGCGACCACGCGACGTACCACAAGAAGTACGACGCGCCGCTGGAGTCGGACATCGAGGCGATCGCCGGTTCGCTGAACGGGTGGGTGCGCCGGTCGGGGAACAGCGCGGACGTCGGCGCGGACGCCGCGTTCGCCGTCGCCGCGGCGCAGGAGGCGCCGGGCAAGGTGGCGACGCTGATCCTGCCCGCGGACGTCTCGTGGGGCGACGGTGGTGTCGCGGTGAAGCCGATGCCGCCGCGCGCGCCGCAGACCGTCACGGACACCACGGTCAAGGCGGTCGCGGAGGTGCTGCGCACCGGTGAGCCGGTCGCGTTGCTGGTGGGCGGACCGGCCTGCCGCGAACCCGGTCTGCGTGCGGTGAGCCGGATCGCCACCGCGACCGGCGCGAAGCCGTTCGTGGAGACCTTCCCGGCGAGGCTGGAACGCGGCGCCGGACTGCCCACGATCGAGCGCTTGGCGTACCTGGCCGAGCAGGTGCAGTGGCAGCTGGAGGGCATCAAGCACGTCATCGTGGCCGGGACCAAGCCGCCTGTGTCGTTCTTCGCCTACCCCGGCAAGGCGAGCGACCTGGTGCCGGAGGGCGCGCAGGTGCACACGCTGGCCGAGTTGGACCAGGACGTGGTGGCCGCGCTGGAAGCACTCGCGGACGAGGTCGCGTCCGATGTGAACCCGGTGCTGCAGGAACCGGCTCGTCCGGCGCTGCCGACCGGTGCGCTCACGGTGCAGAACTGGGTCGAGGTGATCGGCGCGCTGTTGCCGGAGGGCGCGATCATTTCGGACGAGGCCAACACCTCCGGACTGCTCCTACCGGGCGCGACGGCCGGTGCTTCCCGGCACGACGTGCTCACCCTGACCGGCGGCGCCATCGGACAGGGACTCCCGGTAGCCGTGGGCGCCGCGATCGCCGCCCCCGACCGCCCGGTGATCGCACTGCAGGCGGACGGCAGCGCCCTCTACACCATCTCGGCACTGTGGACGATGGCGCGGGAAAACCTCAACGTGACCACGGTGATCCTCAACAACCACGCCTACGCCATCCTGCGCATGGAACTGCAGCGAGTCGGAGCGGAAGCGTCCGGCCCGAAGGCGAAGGACCTGCTGGACCTCGCAAGGCCCGACATCGACTTCGTGAAGATCGCGGAAGGCATGGGCGTCTCAGCAACACGGGCGACGACGGCCGAGGAACTGGCCGAGCAATTCCGCAACGCGCTCAACGAGCCGGGCCCCCACCTCATCGACGCAGCAGTACCCCCACTGCTCTAA
- a CDS encoding 3-hydroxyacyl-CoA dehydrogenase NAD-binding domain-containing protein, with the protein MTNTIRWDQDSDGIVVLTLDDPNQSANTMNADFRESFKNTVERLESEKDSITGVVITSAKKTFFAGGDLRDLIQATPEHAAEITESTNAMKAQLRKLETLGKPVVAAINGAALGGGLEIALATHHRIVADVPGTVIGLPEVTLGLLPGGGGVARTVRLLGIQSAVLNVLVQGQRHKPAKALELGLVHEVVSSVDELLPKAKEWVKANPEAQQPWDVKGYKMPGGSPSNPKFAANLPAFPANLRKQLKGAPMPAPRAILAAAVEGAQVDIETATQIETRYFVSLVTGQVAKNMTKAFFFDLQHINSGGSRPDGYEKYQAQKVGVLGAGMMGAAIAYVSAKAGIEVVLKDVSLEAAEKGKGYAVKLEEKALSRGKTTKEKSDALLARIKPTADPADFAGVDFVIEAVFESQELKHKVFGEIENIVNPDAVLGSNTSTLPITGLAQGVQRQEDFIGIHFFSPVDKMPLVEIIRGEKTSDATLAKVFDYTLQIKKTPIVVNDSRGFFTSRVIGTFINEAVAALGEGVEPASIEQAGSQAGYPAPPLQLMDELTLTLPRKIREETKSAIEAAGGTWKAHASEAVIDRMIDEFDRKGRSSGAGFYEYDENGKRVGLWPGLREAFKSGSGNVPFKDLQERMLFAEALETVRCFDEGVLTSVQDANIGSIFGIGFPAWTGGVIQYINQYEGGLPGFVARAKELAEKYGEHFQPPESLVKKAEAGERFE; encoded by the coding sequence ATGACCAACACTATTCGCTGGGACCAGGACTCCGACGGCATCGTCGTGCTCACCCTGGACGACCCCAACCAGTCGGCGAACACGATGAACGCCGACTTCCGCGAGTCCTTCAAGAACACGGTCGAGCGGCTGGAGTCCGAAAAGGACTCGATCACCGGTGTCGTGATCACCTCGGCGAAGAAGACCTTCTTCGCGGGTGGTGACCTGCGCGACCTGATCCAGGCCACGCCGGAGCACGCGGCCGAGATCACCGAGAGCACCAACGCCATGAAGGCCCAGCTGCGGAAGCTGGAGACCCTTGGCAAGCCGGTCGTGGCCGCCATCAACGGTGCCGCGCTCGGCGGTGGCCTGGAGATCGCGCTGGCCACGCACCACCGGATCGTCGCGGACGTGCCGGGCACCGTCATCGGCCTGCCCGAGGTGACGCTGGGCCTGCTGCCCGGCGGCGGTGGCGTGGCGCGCACCGTGCGGCTGCTTGGTATCCAGAGCGCCGTGCTGAACGTGCTGGTGCAGGGCCAGCGGCACAAGCCGGCGAAGGCGCTGGAGCTGGGCCTCGTGCACGAGGTCGTGTCCAGTGTGGACGAGCTGCTGCCGAAGGCCAAGGAGTGGGTGAAGGCCAACCCCGAGGCGCAGCAGCCGTGGGACGTCAAGGGCTACAAGATGCCCGGCGGTTCCCCGTCGAACCCGAAGTTCGCGGCGAACCTGCCCGCGTTCCCGGCGAACCTGCGCAAGCAGCTCAAGGGCGCCCCGATGCCCGCACCGCGCGCCATCCTGGCCGCCGCGGTCGAGGGCGCGCAGGTCGACATCGAGACCGCGACGCAGATCGAGACCCGGTACTTCGTCAGCCTGGTCACCGGTCAGGTCGCGAAGAACATGACGAAGGCGTTCTTCTTCGACCTGCAGCACATCAACTCCGGCGGCTCGCGGCCGGACGGGTACGAGAAGTACCAGGCGCAGAAGGTCGGCGTGCTCGGCGCGGGCATGATGGGCGCCGCGATCGCCTACGTGTCGGCGAAGGCCGGTATCGAGGTCGTGCTCAAGGACGTCTCGCTGGAGGCGGCCGAGAAGGGCAAGGGCTACGCGGTCAAGCTCGAAGAGAAGGCGCTGTCCCGGGGCAAGACCACGAAGGAGAAGTCGGACGCGCTGCTGGCGCGCATCAAGCCGACGGCCGACCCGGCGGACTTCGCCGGGGTGGACTTCGTGATCGAGGCCGTGTTCGAGAGCCAGGAGCTCAAGCACAAGGTCTTCGGCGAGATCGAGAACATCGTCAACCCGGACGCCGTGCTCGGGTCGAACACCTCCACGCTGCCCATCACCGGCCTCGCGCAGGGCGTGCAGCGGCAGGAGGACTTCATCGGCATCCACTTCTTCTCGCCGGTCGACAAGATGCCGCTGGTTGAGATCATCCGCGGGGAGAAGACCTCGGACGCCACCCTGGCGAAGGTCTTCGACTACACCTTGCAGATCAAGAAGACGCCGATCGTGGTCAACGACAGCCGCGGCTTCTTCACCAGCCGGGTGATCGGCACGTTCATCAACGAGGCGGTCGCCGCGCTCGGCGAAGGTGTCGAGCCGGCGTCGATCGAGCAGGCCGGTTCGCAGGCAGGCTACCCGGCGCCGCCGCTGCAGCTGATGGACGAGCTGACGCTGACCCTGCCGCGGAAGATCCGCGAGGAGACCAAGTCGGCGATCGAGGCGGCCGGCGGCACCTGGAAGGCGCACGCCTCCGAGGCGGTCATCGACCGGATGATCGACGAGTTTGACCGGAAGGGCCGGTCGTCTGGTGCGGGCTTCTACGAGTACGACGAGAACGGCAAGCGCGTCGGACTGTGGCCCGGTCTGCGCGAGGCGTTCAAGTCCGGCAGCGGCAACGTGCCGTTCAAGGACCTGCAGGAGCGCATGCTGTTCGCCGAGGCGCTGGAGACGGTCCGCTGCTTCGACGAGGGCGTGCTGACGTCGGTGCAGGACGCCAACATCGGCTCGATCTTCGGCATCGGTTTCCCGGCGTGGACCGGCGGTGTCATCCAGTACATCAACCAGTACGAGGGCGGCCTGCCCGGTTTCGTGGCAAGGGCGAAGGAGCTGGCCGAGAAGTACGGTGAGCACTTCCAGCCGCCGGAGTCGCTGGTGAAGAAGGCCGAAGCCGGCGAAAGGTTCGAATAA
- a CDS encoding aspartate aminotransferase family protein, with amino-acid sequence MAQLSPLLKQATPVVVEHGEGAYLYDVDGNRHLDFTAGIGVTSTGHCHPKVVKAAQEQIGKVIHAQYTTVMHQPLLKLTERLGDVLPAGLDSLFFANSGSEAVEAALRLSRQATGRPNVIVFQGGFHGRTVAAASMTTSGTRFSAGISPLMGGVHVAPFPYAYHYGWDEQTATKFALRELDYLFQTISAPNETAAFFIEPMLGEGGYVPANREFMAGLRERADRHGILLVIDEIQTGFGRTGRFWGHDHFDVRPDVVLIAKGLASGFPLSGIAASKELMSKAFPGSQGGTYGGNAVSCAAALATLDVIEEENLVENAAARGKQLLEGARLIADKTPEIGEVRGLGLLVGSEFTKADGTPDTALAAAAQQEAARRGLLLLTCGAYSNVVRMIPPLVVTAEQIDDALAIWAETVATVTGSK; translated from the coding sequence ATGGCCCAGCTCTCCCCCCTGCTCAAGCAGGCCACACCGGTCGTCGTCGAGCACGGCGAAGGCGCTTACCTCTACGACGTCGACGGCAACCGCCACCTCGACTTCACCGCCGGCATCGGCGTGACCAGCACCGGCCACTGCCACCCGAAGGTGGTCAAGGCGGCGCAGGAACAGATCGGCAAGGTCATCCACGCGCAGTACACCACCGTGATGCACCAGCCGCTGCTCAAGCTGACCGAACGGCTCGGCGACGTGCTGCCCGCGGGGCTGGACTCGCTGTTCTTCGCGAACTCCGGAAGCGAGGCCGTCGAAGCCGCGCTGCGCCTCTCGCGGCAGGCCACCGGGCGGCCGAACGTCATCGTCTTCCAGGGCGGGTTCCACGGCCGCACGGTCGCCGCGGCGTCGATGACCACTTCGGGCACGCGGTTCAGCGCCGGCATCTCGCCGCTGATGGGTGGCGTGCACGTGGCCCCCTTCCCCTACGCCTACCACTACGGCTGGGACGAGCAGACCGCGACGAAGTTCGCATTGCGCGAGCTGGACTACCTCTTCCAGACGATCAGCGCCCCGAACGAGACGGCCGCGTTCTTCATCGAGCCGATGCTCGGCGAGGGCGGGTACGTGCCTGCGAACAGGGAGTTCATGGCCGGGCTGCGCGAGCGCGCCGACCGGCACGGCATCCTGCTGGTGATCGACGAGATCCAGACCGGGTTCGGGCGCACCGGCCGGTTCTGGGGCCACGACCACTTCGACGTGCGGCCGGACGTCGTGCTGATCGCGAAGGGCCTGGCGAGCGGGTTCCCGCTGTCCGGCATCGCGGCGTCGAAGGAGCTGATGTCCAAGGCGTTCCCCGGCTCACAGGGCGGCACGTACGGCGGCAACGCCGTGTCGTGTGCGGCCGCGCTGGCCACCCTCGACGTGATCGAGGAGGAGAACCTGGTCGAGAACGCGGCGGCGCGCGGCAAGCAGCTGCTCGAAGGCGCACGGCTGATCGCCGACAAGACGCCGGAGATCGGCGAGGTGCGCGGGCTGGGCCTGCTGGTCGGGTCGGAGTTCACCAAGGCCGACGGCACGCCGGACACCGCGCTGGCCGCGGCGGCGCAGCAGGAGGCGGCGCGGCGCGGGCTGCTGCTGCTCACCTGCGGCGCGTACTCGAACGTCGTGCGGATGATCCCACCGCTGGTGGTCACCGCCGAGCAGATCGACGACGCGCTCGCGATCTGGGCCGAGACCGTCGCCACCGTCACCGGTTCCAAGTAG
- a CDS encoding TetR/AcrR family transcriptional regulator, producing the protein MSSTSRRPDRKSQLAGLAAELFRARGYHGVGINDIAAAAGITGPALYRHFADKQAILAYVLLGGVREMEDATAAALSSLRRPDGAQVERLLRGIAEASVERRDVAALWRWEGRHLSPEDQREIARRSTALLSTWAKELMNLRADLGPADAELLCWAAMSVFGSVSVHRTSVARKRFAELLAELARRVLHVRLPDAVPEPALAPAGVGVPSRREQILSAAAELFHRKGFHAVSMEDIGAAAGIAGPSVYRHFSSKAALLGAIARRAGDRLLLDAERVRLSSADETEALRGLIESYVRVLTGSAELAVSFSADAVNYAEDEGPELLRIQRDYVAQWVSLLGAAQPALNPREAKITVHAALTVANDLSRTRRVNSRPGLAAELRVLMAAVLDLD; encoded by the coding sequence ATGTCGAGCACCTCCCGTCGCCCCGACCGCAAGAGCCAGCTGGCCGGCCTCGCCGCCGAGCTGTTCCGCGCCCGCGGCTACCACGGCGTCGGCATCAACGACATCGCCGCGGCGGCCGGCATCACCGGGCCCGCCCTGTACCGGCACTTCGCGGACAAGCAGGCGATCCTCGCGTACGTGCTGCTCGGCGGGGTGCGGGAGATGGAGGACGCGACCGCGGCCGCGTTGTCGAGCCTGCGGCGGCCGGACGGCGCGCAGGTGGAGCGGCTGTTGCGGGGCATCGCGGAGGCGTCGGTGGAGCGGCGCGACGTGGCGGCGCTGTGGCGGTGGGAGGGGCGGCACCTTTCGCCGGAGGACCAGCGCGAGATCGCCCGGCGGTCCACGGCGCTGCTGTCGACCTGGGCCAAGGAGCTCATGAACCTGCGCGCCGACCTGGGGCCTGCGGACGCGGAGCTGCTGTGCTGGGCGGCGATGAGCGTGTTCGGCAGCGTTTCGGTGCACCGGACGTCCGTGGCGCGGAAGCGGTTCGCCGAGTTGCTGGCGGAGCTGGCGCGGCGGGTGCTGCACGTGCGGCTGCCGGACGCTGTTCCGGAGCCCGCGCTCGCCCCGGCCGGTGTCGGGGTGCCGTCCCGGCGGGAGCAGATCCTGTCGGCGGCCGCGGAGCTGTTCCACCGCAAGGGTTTCCACGCGGTGAGCATGGAGGACATCGGCGCGGCGGCCGGCATCGCGGGCCCGAGCGTGTACCGGCACTTTTCGAGCAAGGCGGCGCTGCTGGGGGCGATCGCGCGGCGGGCGGGCGACCGGTTGCTGCTGGACGCCGAACGGGTGCGCCTGAGCAGCGCCGATGAGACGGAGGCGTTGCGCGGGCTGATCGAGTCATACGTGCGGGTGCTGACCGGTTCGGCGGAGCTGGCGGTGTCGTTCTCGGCGGACGCGGTCAACTACGCGGAGGACGAGGGCCCCGAGCTGCTGCGCATCCAGCGGGACTACGTGGCGCAGTGGGTGAGCCTGCTGGGCGCGGCGCAGCCGGCGCTGAACCCGCGCGAAGCGAAGATCACGGTGCACGCGGCGCTGACGGTCGCGAACGACCTGTCCCGCACCCGGCGGGTCAACTCGCGCCCCGGGCTGGCGGCCGAGCTGCGAGTCCTGATGGCGGCGGTGCTGGACCTGGATTAG
- a CDS encoding FAD-binding oxidoreductase — MGDVTARIAEIVGERNLLSGDSVPDDYAKDESLTVDAVKPAHVVKPATAEEVAAVLAVAAENGLPVTARGSGSGLSGAARPREDGLLVSFERMNAVLEIDTANQVAVVQPGVTLSELDEATKEAGLAYTVYPGELSASVGGNVGTNAGGMRAVKYGVARHNIVGLQAVLPTGEIIRTGGKTSKISSGYDLTQLIIGSEGTLALVTEVIVKLYPRLPHAATLLAPFGDLDQVMRAVPEVIASGLTPNILEYIDNLTMAAITYNEKLELGVPEEVRNATQAYLVVGLENRDGDRLDGDVERAGELLGELGASDVYVLDGGSARKLIEAREKAFWTAKAAGADDVIDVVVPRSEMPGFLAKVRELATAAEAGAIGCGHAGDGNVHLGIFCKDPEKRHRLLHDIFTAGIAVGGAISGEHGIGQAKKDHFLALEDPAKVALLRRIKQAFDPKGILNPDVLFD, encoded by the coding sequence ATGGGCGACGTCACCGCGCGGATCGCCGAGATCGTCGGCGAGCGCAACCTCCTCTCCGGGGACTCCGTCCCAGACGACTACGCGAAGGACGAGTCCCTCACCGTCGACGCCGTCAAGCCGGCCCACGTCGTCAAACCCGCCACCGCCGAAGAGGTCGCCGCCGTGCTGGCCGTCGCCGCCGAGAACGGCCTGCCGGTCACGGCTCGCGGCTCGGGCAGCGGGTTGTCCGGCGCGGCCCGCCCTCGCGAGGACGGCCTGCTCGTCTCGTTCGAGCGGATGAACGCGGTCCTGGAGATCGACACCGCCAACCAAGTCGCCGTCGTCCAGCCGGGCGTCACGCTCAGCGAACTGGACGAGGCGACCAAGGAGGCCGGCCTCGCCTACACGGTCTACCCGGGCGAGCTGAGCGCGAGCGTCGGCGGCAACGTCGGCACCAACGCGGGCGGCATGCGCGCGGTCAAGTACGGCGTGGCGCGGCACAACATCGTCGGCCTGCAGGCGGTTCTGCCTACCGGCGAGATCATCCGCACCGGCGGCAAGACGTCCAAGATCTCCAGCGGCTACGACCTGACCCAGTTGATCATCGGCTCCGAGGGCACGCTCGCGCTGGTCACCGAGGTGATCGTCAAGCTGTACCCGCGCCTGCCGCACGCCGCGACGCTGCTCGCCCCGTTCGGTGACCTCGACCAGGTGATGCGCGCCGTCCCGGAGGTCATCGCCAGCGGTCTGACGCCGAACATCCTCGAGTACATCGACAACCTGACGATGGCGGCGATCACCTACAACGAGAAACTGGAGCTGGGCGTCCCCGAGGAGGTCCGCAACGCCACGCAGGCCTACCTGGTGGTGGGTCTGGAAAACCGCGATGGCGATCGGCTGGACGGCGACGTCGAGCGGGCCGGCGAGCTGCTCGGCGAGCTGGGCGCATCCGACGTGTACGTGCTGGACGGCGGTTCGGCCCGCAAGCTCATCGAGGCGCGGGAGAAGGCGTTCTGGACGGCGAAGGCCGCCGGCGCCGACGACGTGATCGACGTCGTGGTGCCGCGCTCGGAGATGCCCGGGTTCCTGGCGAAGGTCCGGGAGCTCGCCACGGCAGCCGAGGCCGGCGCGATCGGCTGCGGCCACGCCGGGGACGGCAACGTCCACTTGGGAATCTTCTGCAAGGACCCGGAGAAGCGGCACCGGCTGCTGCACGACATCTTCACCGCGGGCATCGCGGTCGGCGGGGCGATCTCCGGTGAGCACGGCATCGGGCAGGCGAAGAAGGACCACTTCCTCGCGCTCGAGGACCCGGCCAAGGTCGCGTTGCTGCGCCGGATCAAGCAGGCCTTCGACCCGAAGGGCATCCTGAACCCGGATGTCCTGTTCGACTGA
- a CDS encoding DUF3830 family protein, with the protein MARYITISLDKRGVSCRAVLLDAEAPRTCQAVWNALPQSGSAYHAKYARNEVYTLVPPFADPKPGRENPTVTPIPGDVVYFGFEAWEIGNPAYGYEDSSEAHSDKGATDLAIFYGRNNLLINGDAGWVPGNVFATIVEGLPEMAAAAQDLWLRGVEGETLSFARAE; encoded by the coding sequence TTGGCCCGCTACATCACCATCTCACTCGACAAGCGCGGCGTGTCCTGCCGTGCGGTGCTGCTGGACGCGGAGGCGCCGCGGACCTGCCAGGCGGTGTGGAACGCGCTGCCGCAGAGCGGTTCGGCCTACCACGCGAAGTACGCCCGCAACGAGGTCTACACGCTGGTGCCACCGTTCGCCGACCCGAAGCCGGGCCGGGAGAACCCGACGGTCACCCCCATTCCCGGGGATGTCGTCTATTTCGGGTTCGAGGCGTGGGAAATCGGAAATCCGGCATACGGGTACGAAGACAGCAGCGAGGCCCACAGCGACAAGGGCGCGACCGATCTGGCGATCTTCTACGGCCGGAACAACCTGCTCATCAACGGCGACGCGGGCTGGGTTCCCGGCAACGTGTTCGCCACGATCGTGGAGGGCCTGCCGGAAATGGCGGCGGCCGCGCAGGACCTGTGGCTGCGTGGCGTCGAGGGCGAAACGCTGTCCTTCGCCCGCGCCGAGTAG